The Penicillium digitatum chromosome 6, complete sequence genome has a window encoding:
- a CDS encoding Alpha/beta hydrolase fold-1 yields the protein MASPTKADEIFSDESSFYGDEDEKTQLEAQVSSYDPEPFWVEPHQKLLSTIQPHLCAPPTRAKIASSDISMDDASPEPGTMPRSQRGKTEPIARFLSRLPPSTTETTDVGPWIWMYNPHVPYKQSEDGDVPTLLRKGGELLQEYENESATLREAHDKSGAKTTTALTRKLNPMRKELEKNILDLARETGVTHGKWMLFPSHDRVDEVWGTVVRAMEKGELGDAAKAATDGGCGKSRLICVYTEDFGDVEDVKRVVSKLVDFGLVGKGPRSVYYKSDAFNHLGINSKNEYGLKASMYSSRELLEGK from the exons ATGGCATCACCCACAAAAGCTGACGAAATCTTCTCCGATGAGTCAAGCTTCTACG GCGACGAGGATGAAAAGACCCAACTGGAAGCACAAGTCTCGTCCTACGACCCAGAGCCATTCTGGGTAGAACCCCACCAGAAGCTGCTATCAACCATACAGCCGCATCTGTGCGCGCCGCCGACACGCGCAAAGATCGCATCATCAGACATTTCCATGGATGATGCATCCCCAGAACCAGGCACCATGCCACGCAGTCAGCGCGGGAAGACCGAGCCCATAGCTCGCTTTCTATCGCGTCTTCCGCCCTCGACAACAGAAACCACGGATGTAGGCCCCTGGATTTGGATGTACAATCCACATGTGCCGTACAAGCAGAGTGAAGATGGGGATGTTCCCACTCTGCTTCGGAAAGGCGGGGAGCTTCTCCAGGAGTACGAGAATGAGAGTGCGACCCTGCGCGAGGCGCATGATAAGTCTGGTGCGAAGACTACGACGGCTTTGACGCGGAAATTGAATCCGATGCGAAAGGAGCTTGAGAAGAACATTCTGGATCTGGCGAGGGAGACTGGTGTTACGCATGGCAAGTGGATGCTTTTCCCGAGTCATGATCGGGTTGATGAGGTCTGGGGGACGGTTGTGAGGGCAATGGAGAAGGGGGAGCTTGGGGATGCGGCGAAAGCTGCTACTGATGGTGGGTGTGGGAAGAGTCGGTTGATTTGTGTCTATACGGAAGATTTTGGGGATGTTGAGGATGTGAAGCGGGTGGTGAGTAAGTTAGTTGACTTTGGGCTTGTTGGGAAGGGGCCCCGATCTGTTTACTACAAGTCTGATGCGTTTAATCATCTGGGGATTAACTCTAAGAATGAATATGGACTTAAGGCGAGCATGTATTCGAGTCGGGAGCTGCTTGAGGGGAAGTAG
- a CDS encoding Vacuolar protein sorting-associated protein 51, with protein sequence MSAISSPRPSITSSRAHSPGPASSRPSLDVLNTSASGGLSAASTPSTGRALSPSLHLRRNRSALRDYYNLKPPGADTNASRDASRSRSVPRNTDAGDTSDPTALGSGTELDSPDFDPRRYVEHLLSSSSLSTVLKAENTLVGDIRTLDGERKALVYDNYSKLIRAVETIGKMRRSMDDRGAPLTMTKTLGPAIDFVADTAGGLIKEGEEQRRRMKEAKLADGASNQKREKDTVRWVLAAPQRLEKLVVEKKQEDAEKDWKEIQQLLDAWGNVKGVSEIREACENVMNRESHDD encoded by the coding sequence ATGTCGGCAATATCATCTCCACGTCCCTCCATTACTTCCTCCCGAGCCCATTCACCGGGTCCAGCCTCCTCCCGCCCATCACTCGATGTCTTGAACACCAGCGCCAGCGGGGGCCTCAGCGCTGCATCTACCCCATCCACCGGACGAGCTCTCTCCCCCTCACTCCATCTCCGACGTAATCGCAGCGCCCTCCGAGACTACTACAACCTTAAACCGCCCGGCGCAGATACGAATGCTTCCCGGGACGCATCTCGCTCCCGGAGTGTGCCGCGGAACACAGATGCAGGAGACACCTCCGACCCAACCGCTCTAGGGTCAGGGACGGAGCTCGATAGTCCAGACTTCGACCCACGACGGTATGTCGAGCATCTATTGTCATCTTCGTCACTGTCTACGGTACTCAAGGCCGAGAACACGTTGGTTGGAGATATCCGCACTCTCGACGGAGAGCGGAAGGCGCTGGTCTACGATAACTACTCGAAGTTGATTCGCGCTGTGGAGACAATTGGTAAAATGCGGCGCAGTATGGATGATCGCGGTGCACCTTTGACTATGACGAAAACGCTAGGTCCGGCTATTGATTTTGTTGCTGATACTGCTGGTGGGCTCATCAAGGAAGGTGAGGAGCAGCGGCGGCGAATGAAAGAAGCGAAGCTGGCAGACGGGGCCTCAAATcagaagagggagaaggaTACTGTCCGGTGGGTTCTTGCCGCACCGCAGAGATTGGAGAAGCTTGTGGTAGAGAAAAAACAGGAGGACGCGGAGAAGGACTGGAAAGAGATCCAGCAATTACTCGACGCTTGGGGTAATGTTAAGGGGGTTTCTGAGATTCGAGAAGCGTGTGAGAACGTCATGAACCGGGAAAGCCATGATGACTGA